The nucleotide window CCCTCGATCTGGATGAAGAAGTTGACGCCCTCATCAAAGTAGCGAACCAAGGCCCCTTCGTAGGTCAGATGGGTCGACGCCATATGGCGTTTGTAACCTTGCAGTGTCTTCCCCTTCGCCACCGGAGCTTTTCCCCCAGCGAGCGCCGCGCTCAAAATACAAAACGTGAGGACCAAAATGGATTTCATCAATGGACTCCTTCTTCCGCGGCCGACGAAGCGGCGGGCTTCGCCACCGGGGGACGACGCTCCAGCGGACGGTAACGCTCGAACGTGTAATGGACGTTGTTCAAAGTGTCGCGCGACCAGTAACCGGCGTCTCTTTGATTCGGGAAATGCTGGAAGCGGCTGGTGAAGTAAGTTCTCTCGATCCGCGGCGTGAAACCGCCCTCCGACGCCGGAACTTGATCGAGCATCCGCTGGTTCCATTCGTCCACGGTGACGGGACGATCGAACAGCGACGGATCGAAAACCATTTTCTTCACCGAGCCGTCGGCCTGACGAACCTCGATGATGGGCGCGACATGATAACCCCATTGCACCAAGGGATATCCGGGATTGCCCGTGCGGACCTGAAGCATTCCGTGCGTGAAGACCTTGCCCATCGTCAGCCCTTGCTTTTGCGCGATCCGCGCCATGGCCGTTGCCCGGGCGTAGCAGCCATCCATCGGGTAGTTGTAGGGAATCGAGGTCTCGCGCTGAAAGCGCGTGAACAGCACGCGGGCGCGCTCCATCGAAATCGTAGAAACCTCACCCATCGGATCATTCTGCACGGCCCGGTACGGCGGCACCTGCCCTTGCGCATCCGAGAGGCCACCCCAAAGGACGAAAAACAGAAAAACGAGTTTCATCCCTTTGAGCATAAAGGATGCGGCGGGCTTCGCGCTACCGGACTGAAGTCGGGGCAACGAGCTTGGCGAACTCTTCCGGAAGCGGCGCCTCGAAAGAGTGGGGCTCCCCGCGCCAGACGAACTCGAGTCGCCAAGCGTGGAGCATCATCCGCGAAACGCCGTAAGTCTCGGTGACCTTAGCGTTCAGCGCGTCCCGTCCGTAGCGCGAATCGCCCACGATGGGGAGCTGATGAAAGGCCGCATGTTTACGGATCTGGTGCTGGCGTCCGGTTTCGATCGTGAATTCCACATCCCAGAAGAACTCGGTCTCGCCGGTGACTTTTCCGTGGGTGACGGCCTCGATCCGCTCGCGGGGATGGCCCAGGGGATTTTGCCGGCCTTCGGCACGGTCGCTCAACGCATCCCGAAACGTGAAGGCCTGGGCCGTCCCGCCCGTCTTCCCGAACCACGCCGCGGGATCGCGGGGGGACTTCACGATGGCGCGGTAGATTTTGCGCGCGCTGGCCTCGCCATGAAGCGCTTGGGTCAAGGACTCGACCGCGGAAGGCTCGGTCACCGCGACGACCAGCCCGCTGGTTTCACGGTCCAGACGATTCACGAAGTGGAGTTTCGGAAATTCCCGCGTGACCTGCTCGAGGAGCGAGGGCTTCTCGTTGTGCACGCTCATGCCGGCGGGTTTGTCGAAGACGACCAGGTCCCCCGCGCGCCGCAGGATCAAACTCATAGTCCGACGGCCTTCATCCATTCGGGCGTCGCCGTGATGAGTTTACGCTCTTGCAAATCGAAGAGGCCACCGGTGAAGCGGGCCTCGCAACAGACGTCGCCTTTCGCGTTCAGCATTTTCTGCAAGAGCACGAAGATCTTCCCCTGGTAACTTTCCATCGTGGTGGTGACCGTGATGGTCTCGCGCAGGCGAAGCTCTTTCTGGAATTTGAGGTTCACTTCCAGGATGACGGGACCTTTTTTGAATTCGTGAACTTGTTTGAGGCCGTAACCGTTTTTCGTGATCAGGTCCCAGCGCGCCTCTTCGAAGATTGAAAGGTAAGCGGCGTTGTTCACGTGCCCGAAGGTATCCAGATGAAATTCGCGAATTTGAACCGGATACTCGAACACTTGACTCACTTCAAAGCCTCCCGGACGTAGGCCGAAGCCGTGTCCATCAACCAAACCACGAACGCGATGACGATCACGATCGTGCCGACCTCGGCCCATTTTCCCTGCTGCTGGTACATGAACAGCAAGGTGCCGATACCGCCTCCGCCGACGAACCCCACGATGGTCGCCATACGGATGTTCGTATCCCAACGGTAAATGGTATACGAGATGAAGGGAAGCACGACTTGCGGAACCATTCCGAACCAGATCGTTTGCAGGATGCCGGCGCCGGTGCTCTGCACCCCCTCGATGGGGCCGTCCGAGACACCCTCGACGAACTCCGAATACTGTTTCGCCAACGAGACGACGGAATGCACCCACAGCGCGAGCATCCCCGCGAAGGGTCCGATCCCGACCCAGACCGAAAAGACAATGGCCCAGATCAACGCCTCGACCGAACGGGTGACGTTCATGAACAAACGCAAGGTCGCGTAGATCGCAAAGGCCCAAGGTTCGCGCATCACGTTCTTCGCGGCCAAAAAGCAAAGCACGAAGGCGACGGGCACCGCCAGCGCGGTCGCCATGAACGCCATGAAAATGGTCTCGATGACTTTCGCCACCGCACGCGGGAGCAGCGCCCAATCGGGATTCATGAAACTATCGAAAATCCGCACCGCGCCCTGGAAGCCATCGCGGTCCAAAAATTCCGTGACCGAAACCGCCGTCACTTTCGCGCCGACGATGAACGTTACCAGCAGGAAGATCGCGAGCTGCCAGCCCACGAAGGTGCGGTACCACGGCACCGCCTCGCGTTCGGTGAAATCACCCTGCCCCGGTTTCGGGAAAAGCAAATCGCCCAAGGTCCCGACGTCGCGGGCATGCAGCGCGACGTTCAGGATCAAGCCGCCCAACAGCAGCACTCCGAAGACCGTCGCGTTCCGGGTCAGCATCAACATGCCGTCCTCATCCACGCGGAAGATCACGATCAGCGCGACCGCCGCCAGATAGGCGTAGATCACGGAGTCCATGATGTGGCGACGGATGGCGCGGGTCAGTCCTTTGTTCAGCAGTTTATTCGGTGCTGATGTCACGCGCGGCCTCCCCGTAAATTTTGCTGAACCATTCGGTGGTGATCTCTTCGGGTTTGCCTTCGAAGACGAGTTCCCCACCCCGCAACGCGATCACGCGGGTCGCGTACTCACGCACGAGACTCAGAAAGTGCAAATTGCAAATCACGGTCACGCCCCGTTCGCGGTTCACCTTACGCAGATAATCCATGACGGTGTGGCAGGTCGCGGGATCAAGACTTGCGACAGGTTCGTCCGCCAGCAGAATTTCGGGTTCTTGCGTGAGCGCGCGGGCGATGGCCACGCGCTGCTGCTGTCCACCCGACAGCTGATCGGCGCGCACGCCGGACTTGCCCGCGATACCGACGAGCTGGAGCGCCTGGCGCGCGAGTTCTTTATCGCGCGCGGTGAACAGGCCAAAGACCGAACGCCAGGTCGAGGTGATTCCCAAACGCCCCATCAGGACGTTCGACATCACGCTATGGCGCGGGATCAAGTTGAAGCTTTGAAAGATCATCGCGATCCGTCGACGCACGTCGCGCAGCCGCTGCCCGCCGGGAATCGACGCGATGTCTTGATCGTTAAACAAGATTTGCCCCGAGGTCGGCTCGTGCAGACGGTTCAGGCAACGCAGCAGCGTCGACTTCCCCGAGCCACTGAGCCCGATCACGACCAAGAACTCGCCCTTCTTCACGTCGAAGCTCACGTCTTTGAGTGCGCGGGTTCCGTTCTCGTAGGTCTTGGAGAGATTGCGGACTTGCAGGATCATCAGCTCCCCTTCTTCATCATGCGATCGACGGCGTCGCCGACGGTTTCGATCATCTGGCGGACGGGTTCATAGTCGGCGTCGCTCGCGCGCTTGAGGTCCGTCACGCCGAAGATCTTATCGAAGGCCACCTTGCCCTCGGGCGTATGGATGAAATCGATGAAGGCCGCGGTGATCTTTTCCTTCATTTCGGCGGGCACGCCTTCGCGGAAGATGATGGGGTCGTTCGGAATGCCTTCCGACAATTGCAGGATGCGGATTTTCTGTTCCACGTCGGGGTACTGGGTTTTCACCAAACGGCGCGCGTCCTGGATTTCGCCACCGCCCGCCGCCAGTTCACTGGCGCTCCCACTGGGTGCGACGTAGAAGGTCGCTCCGGCATCGACCGTGCCCTGATAGACCATCATGATGACGCTGTCGTGTTTCCCGGCAAAGACGATCTCTTTCGGATTGATGCCCGCGTCTTTCAGCATTTTCATCGGCAGCAGATAACCCGAGGTCGAGCCCGCGTCGACGAAGGCGATTTTTTTGTTTTCGAGATCCGCGAGCTTCTGGATGGGACTGTCGTTTTTCACGACGAACTGGGCGTAGTATTTGTCGGTGCCGAAACGAATGACCGTGATCCCCGCCGTCACGCCGTACTTCTGCCGCGCCGAAAGATAACCCGCCGTATTGATCGCGGCCACATCCGCGCGCTTCGTGCCGAAGCTTTCGACCACGGCGATGTAACTCTGCGGAACCGAAATTTCGTAGTGGTAGGGAGTGACTTTTTCGAGGTGTTGTTTCAGCGCGATGGAGTTGTCCTCGATCACTTGCGCGTCGACGGCGGGCGTGAAGAAGAGTTTGACCGGATTCTGGGCGCTTCCCAATTCGCCTTTACGGCTCAAACAGCCGCCGAGGGAAAGCGCGCAGACCAAAAGAAAAATCGCGTTTCGAAAACTCACGCGCTCATCCATACGGTGGTGCCCCACCCAGGACAAGGCGTTCACTCCGCATCATTGTCCAGAATACGTCAGACCGCGTCCCGTCGCGAGAGTCGTCCCACTGACGACACTCCCCCGAAAATCACGAGGCAATTCGGTGTTTTCCGCGCCCAGCAGCGTGAGGTTGGCGATGGGGGATTCCATCGAGGTCACCTGACCGCCGACGCTGATCAGGTTACCGCGAAAACTTTCGAGCACCCGCTCCACACTTATTCCACAAAGATAGACGTTGCCTTGAAAAGCACCAAGGCTTGTGACTTTCGCGTTCGGTGTTTCCCCGATCAGGACAAGGTTCCCCGAGCCCGCGATGGAGTCCACCTGATCGGCCTTCGCGACGAAATTCGCCGTGCCTTCCAGCTTCACTCCCGTCGGCAAACGTTTCGTCACGACTTGCGCACGAAAATCCGCGCAGGTTTTCGCGGCGGCTTCCAAACGCAGCTTCACATCCCCCGCGTCCATCGCGCTGACGGGATCTTTGACCCGCAGTTGTCCCGCGGTCGTGCAGTTCTGAAAAAGAACCAGCAGCACCGCGGTCGAACAAAATAGAAAGCCGTAAATTACGAAACGCATCGGGCTCGAGCTTCCCCCGAGCGCGGCGAAAAATCACGGCGGATTTGACGCCCGGGGGGCTTCCATCGTTGAATCGGGGAATGAATTCACGCTCGGCTCCCATTCTGCAACACATCCTGCTTGAAACCGCCGAGCGCCGCCACCGGGGCGAGCATCTGATGATGGTTTTCGACCTGGATTCGACCCTGTTCGACGTCAGCCCCCGCATCCAACGCATCCTGCATGACTTCGCCGGGCAGGCGGATATCGTGGCGCTGGATCCCGTCAATGCGGCCCTGCTGGCGTCACTGAAGGCCGAACGCCACGACTGGGGCATCCGCACCATCGTCGAACGCGCGGGCCTGCACCTGAAAAATCCCGAGCTGATCAACCGGGCCCGCGAGTTCTGGATTCGCCACTTCTTTTCCAATGAGTATCTGCGTTTCGATCAGCCCCTGCCGGGCGCCGTGGATTTCGTACGTTTCGTCGAAGCCCTGGGCGTGAAACTGATTTACCTCACCGGACGCGACACTTCGAAAATGCTGAGCGGCAGCCTAGAGGGCCTACGCGCGCACCGATTCCCTTTGGCCGCGGACGGCGCGGAACTCGTGATGAAACCCGCGACCGGGATCGAAGACCACGCCTTCAAAGAGCAGTGGTTCGACGCGATTCCCAAGGGCACCCATGGGAAAATTTGGTTTTACGAGAACGAGCCGGTGAATCTGGACAAGATCCGCGTCCGGCATCCCGAGGTGGAGCTGATCTTCGTGGACACCACCCACTCGCGAAAAATGCCGAGCCCGAGCGATCTCCGTACCATCGACGATTTCCGCGTCGACTGGGCGGCCCTCGCGAAGAGCCTGCCGCCCATTTACACGAACTTTATTCCTCGCTAGTCGCCGCTTTCGGCTCGGCCTTCGCGAAGGCCGCCTCCAAAGCTTCCAACCGCGCGAGTTCCCCTTCGACGAAGGCTTTCGCTTCCGGCGCCGCCGCAACCGACTTTTCGGTGTAAAGACGACGCAGTTCCGCGGTTGCCAGCGGGGCCGCGTCCGGGATTCCCCAAGCGGCGTAGACGGCGTTCAGTTCGGTCTTCAGCGACGCGAGCAACGTCGCCTTCAGCCCCGCCTCGGCGTTGGGATTGTAGCGTTCATCAAAAAGTCCCGCGAACTCTACGAACAATGCGGGCGCGAACAGACGCTGGGGCACTTCCACCCTGACCCCATCCGCAACGGCGACAAGCTTGCGACCGGTCTCGGCGCGCGCGAGCGCCAACGACAGGTCCAAGACCTGCGGCATCTGCGCTTTCAGTTTCGGGAAGTTTTGGTACTTCACGACCTTCTTTTCCGGTTTGCCGGTGGCGGGGTTCGGCACCAAACGTTCGGGTCCGGGGAAGGCTTGAGTCAAAACGACGAAGCCCGTCTGGAACGGATTTTTACCGAGCTTCACCTCGAAGAACTTCTCTAGGCGTTGGGTTTCCACCGAGGACAGATCGTAGGCGATCTGGTTGAAGTTTTGCCCCTTCTGGAACTTCGGCGTGGCGACCATCGCCTTCAGCTGACGGCTCCAGTAAGTTTGATCCAAGGCGCGCACGCCGTTCGCGTCGGTGGTGAACGGCAGCGCCAGTTCGAACAAAGCCACCAAGCCGACTTCCTGAGCCTGGGTTTCCCAGGCTTCCTTCTGCGCTTTTTCGGCGGCGGCGGGCTCTTCCCAGTTTTTCAAGTCTTTGGTGTCGTGGGTTTTCTGGCGCTCGCTGAACAGCGCGCGGGTCCCCACGAAATCACCGATGGCGGGCGTGTTCGCGACGAGTTTTTCTTTCGCGTTCAGGACGTCGTCAAGATCGACCACGGTCTGCGCGTCCGGGCGAAGCGCGTTCACGATCTGCGCGAAGTCGCGCCACAGACCGCGCCCCCGCAACCAAGCGTCGGTGACGATCCCGAAAGCCACCGGGTGGCGGGCCGAATCGAAAACGTCGCAGCCGATGGATTTCAGCTCGGGCGTCATGTGATCGTCGGTGCAGAAAGGCAGGCTCTTCTTCGATTCGTCGCCGCGATAACCCCAGGCAACGACGCTTTCATCGTAGCTCAGAACCCCCGACTGGATGAACTTCCCGTTCATCACGTCGTCGATGGCGTTGGAATAATCCATGATCGAGGTCGCGGTCGGGAGCGCCGCGATCGCGCCCGTCTTCAGGAACTCGCGCGTTTTTTCCAGATGCACGGCCTCGTCGACGCCGTTGTAGAATGAGCCCGCGAAGTTATGCCGCAGACCCATGACGTGACCCATTTCGTGGGCGACGACCCCGCGAATGACGTGGGGAAGGGCCTGTTCAGTCAAAGCGCCCGGCGCGCGTTCGGTCCAGATGCGACCGGCGTCAGCATGGTACGCGCAGGATGAAGCGAGAGGTTTTGCGCCCGCGGGATGGGGATGCACGCGCGGGTCCACCCGACGTGACAGCGAACCTTTCAGGTCTTCGTAACTTTGTCCCGACAGCATCCAGCTCGAGGTCATGAAAATCTGGCCCTGGATGATTTCGCCCGTCAAAGGATCGGATTGAAAGCCTGCGTACGCGAAACCCGCGTCACGCCAGTCCACCCAGTGCACCATCACGGTGCGCTCTTCCAGACCCGTTTGCGGCGAAACGCCGGTTTCCACTTTCAGGATGTCGCGGCCCAGGACGCGATTCCAGTACTCGATGCCTTCACGCACGGCCGGAATCAGATGCGCGGGCACGTTTTGCGAGATGCGGACGCGGATCGGTCCGCGCTCGGGCGACGTGTCCCAACGCAGGATGGCCTCACGCGGGGCGGCCGAGCCGGCCTGACCCATCAGACGTGTGAAGTAACCGAAGCCCTTCGAAATTTTCGACCAACGGGGCTCGATGTTTTTCTTCGCCACGTCGTAAGGACGCAGGACGAGATCCATCGTCATCGTGCTGTCGCGCATTTCCGAAATGCCGACCTCGCCGCCGTCCTCGGGGGTCAGCTGCGAGGGATCTTTGCGGAAACGGAGAACCGCTTCGCGCACGCGCGAGACCTGACGCACGCGCAGGACGTTGTTTTTGAATTCCGCGGCGTCGATGAAACTCTGTACGACGTCGAGCAGCTGATCCGTGCCTTCGGTGAACAGACGGCGCGCCCCGGGCATCGCGCCCGCGTAGGGCGAACGCGCGACGATGGCGCTCAGACCGTAGTTCCAATCAAAGTAAACGTAGTCCGCCGTTTCGTAGGCGACGGGGAAGGTCTGCACCAGATTATCGGTGGTGATGTCCTCGTAGATACGGGCGACGTTCAACTCGAAAAGCCCGACCTGCGCGCCCGCCAGTTTGAAGTACACCACTTGGGGCTCGAACAGGCTGACGTGGCCGGCGGCGCCGCCCGAACGCAGTTGCGGGATCAGCAAGAAGTACTTTTCGAGCGAGCTTTTCTTCAGCCCAATGACGAAGCCGCCGGGACGGGTTGCCCCCGCGCGGCCCGAGGTCGTCACGTCAAACGAAGCGTCGATGGCCGCCGGAGCGGGGTCGATTCGAAAACCCGATGTTTGTGAATTGTGGCAGGCCACGAGGCCCATGGAAACCGCGACCAATGCGGTCGATGCGCACTTCGTCCAAAGCGACATACTCCCCCCCGGGAACACGTAAAACGATGGCTTTGATCTAGGAGGTTTGGGGGCGGGGAACAAGTAAAATTGACCTCGCCTCACCCGCTTTCTTCGGGTAAATAGAACACTGCACTATGCCGCTCACTCTCGTACCCACACCCATTGGACATCAGGACGATTTCACCCTGCGCGGGCTCGAAGCGCTACGTGCCGCGACCCACATCATCGTGGAGGAACGCAAAGAGTCCACCCGCTGGTTGCGCGCCCACGGGATCACCAAGGGCAGCTACGAAACGCTGAACGAGCACTCCACGCCCGACGATCTGCAAGAGCTGACCGCCCTGTGCCGCGAGCACGAGGTCGCGCTGATCACCGACTGCGGCACGCCGGGTTTCTGCGATCCGGGGGCGGATCTGGTCCGCGCCTGTCGCGCGGCGGGAATTCGCGTGCGGGCGCTGCCGGGGGCGAGCAGCCTGATGACCCTTCTGAGTTTGAGCGGCGAACGTCTGGACGAATTTTTGTTCCGCGGTTTTTTGCCGGTGAAAACCGAAGAGCGCGAACCCGCATGGAAAGCGCTCGCGCGTGAAAACCGCGCGGTCGTTCTTCTGGAAACTCCCTACCGCTGCAAGAAGTGGATTCAGGAGGCCGCGCAGTTTCATCCGGACCGGCGTTTTCTGATCGCGCTCAACCTCACGCAAGACAATGAGCTCGTCGTCGAGGCGAAAGGCCGCGAGCTCCCCGGCAAGGTTCCGGCCGAGAAGGCGGAGCTGATCGCGCTCATGTATCCCGGAGCCAAATGAGACGCATCGACCTGCCTATCGACGAGCATCTACCCGCGCTGACGGAACT belongs to Pseudobdellovibrionaceae bacterium and includes:
- a CDS encoding RNA pseudouridine synthase is translated as MSLILRRAGDLVVFDKPAGMSVHNEKPSLLEQVTREFPKLHFVNRLDRETSGLVVAVTEPSAVESLTQALHGEASARKIYRAIVKSPRDPAAWFGKTGGTAQAFTFRDALSDRAEGRQNPLGHPRERIEAVTHGKVTGETEFFWDVEFTIETGRQHQIRKHAAFHQLPIVGDSRYGRDALNAKVTETYGVSRMMLHAWRLEFVWRGEPHSFEAPLPEEFAKLVAPTSVR
- a CDS encoding acyl-CoA thioesterase; the encoded protein is MSQVFEYPVQIREFHLDTFGHVNNAAYLSIFEEARWDLITKNGYGLKQVHEFKKGPVILEVNLKFQKELRLRETITVTTTMESYQGKIFVLLQKMLNAKGDVCCEARFTGGLFDLQERKLITATPEWMKAVGL
- the phnE gene encoding phosphonate ABC transporter, permease protein PhnE, whose product is MDSVIYAYLAAVALIVIFRVDEDGMLMLTRNATVFGVLLLGGLILNVALHARDVGTLGDLLFPKPGQGDFTEREAVPWYRTFVGWQLAIFLLVTFIVGAKVTAVSVTEFLDRDGFQGAVRIFDSFMNPDWALLPRAVAKVIETIFMAFMATALAVPVAFVLCFLAAKNVMREPWAFAIYATLRLFMNVTRSVEALIWAIVFSVWVGIGPFAGMLALWVHSVVSLAKQYSEFVEGVSDGPIEGVQSTGAGILQTIWFGMVPQVVLPFISYTIYRWDTNIRMATIVGFVGGGGIGTLLFMYQQQGKWAEVGTIVIVIAFVVWLMDTASAYVREALK
- the phnC gene encoding phosphonate ABC transporter ATP-binding protein gives rise to the protein MILQVRNLSKTYENGTRALKDVSFDVKKGEFLVVIGLSGSGKSTLLRCLNRLHEPTSGQILFNDQDIASIPGGQRLRDVRRRIAMIFQSFNLIPRHSVMSNVLMGRLGITSTWRSVFGLFTARDKELARQALQLVGIAGKSGVRADQLSGGQQQRVAIARALTQEPEILLADEPVASLDPATCHTVMDYLRKVNRERGVTVICNLHFLSLVREYATRVIALRGGELVFEGKPEEITTEWFSKIYGEAARDISTE
- a CDS encoding phosphate/phosphite/phosphonate ABC transporter substrate-binding protein: MDERVSFRNAIFLLVCALSLGGCLSRKGELGSAQNPVKLFFTPAVDAQVIEDNSIALKQHLEKVTPYHYEISVPQSYIAVVESFGTKRADVAAINTAGYLSARQKYGVTAGITVIRFGTDKYYAQFVVKNDSPIQKLADLENKKIAFVDAGSTSGYLLPMKMLKDAGINPKEIVFAGKHDSVIMMVYQGTVDAGATFYVAPSGSASELAAGGGEIQDARRLVKTQYPDVEQKIRILQLSEGIPNDPIIFREGVPAEMKEKITAAFIDFIHTPEGKVAFDKIFGVTDLKRASDADYEPVRQMIETVGDAVDRMMKKGS
- a CDS encoding HAD family hydrolase, with amino-acid sequence MNSRSAPILQHILLETAERRHRGEHLMMVFDLDSTLFDVSPRIQRILHDFAGQADIVALDPVNAALLASLKAERHDWGIRTIVERAGLHLKNPELINRAREFWIRHFFSNEYLRFDQPLPGAVDFVRFVEALGVKLIYLTGRDTSKMLSGSLEGLRAHRFPLAADGAELVMKPATGIEDHAFKEQWFDAIPKGTHGKIWFYENEPVNLDKIRVRHPEVELIFVDTTHSRKMPSPSDLRTIDDFRVDWAALAKSLPPIYTNFIPR
- a CDS encoding zinc-dependent metalloprotease — protein: MSLWTKCASTALVAVSMGLVACHNSQTSGFRIDPAPAAIDASFDVTTSGRAGATRPGGFVIGLKKSSLEKYFLLIPQLRSGGAAGHVSLFEPQVVYFKLAGAQVGLFELNVARIYEDITTDNLVQTFPVAYETADYVYFDWNYGLSAIVARSPYAGAMPGARRLFTEGTDQLLDVVQSFIDAAEFKNNVLRVRQVSRVREAVLRFRKDPSQLTPEDGGEVGISEMRDSTMTMDLVLRPYDVAKKNIEPRWSKISKGFGYFTRLMGQAGSAAPREAILRWDTSPERGPIRVRISQNVPAHLIPAVREGIEYWNRVLGRDILKVETGVSPQTGLEERTVMVHWVDWRDAGFAYAGFQSDPLTGEIIQGQIFMTSSWMLSGQSYEDLKGSLSRRVDPRVHPHPAGAKPLASSCAYHADAGRIWTERAPGALTEQALPHVIRGVVAHEMGHVMGLRHNFAGSFYNGVDEAVHLEKTREFLKTGAIAALPTATSIMDYSNAIDDVMNGKFIQSGVLSYDESVVAWGYRGDESKKSLPFCTDDHMTPELKSIGCDVFDSARHPVAFGIVTDAWLRGRGLWRDFAQIVNALRPDAQTVVDLDDVLNAKEKLVANTPAIGDFVGTRALFSERQKTHDTKDLKNWEEPAAAEKAQKEAWETQAQEVGLVALFELALPFTTDANGVRALDQTYWSRQLKAMVATPKFQKGQNFNQIAYDLSSVETQRLEKFFEVKLGKNPFQTGFVVLTQAFPGPERLVPNPATGKPEKKVVKYQNFPKLKAQMPQVLDLSLALARAETGRKLVAVADGVRVEVPQRLFAPALFVEFAGLFDERYNPNAEAGLKATLLASLKTELNAVYAAWGIPDAAPLATAELRRLYTEKSVAAAPEAKAFVEGELARLEALEAAFAKAEPKAATSEE
- a CDS encoding methyltransferase — translated: MPLTLVPTPIGHQDDFTLRGLEALRAATHIIVEERKESTRWLRAHGITKGSYETLNEHSTPDDLQELTALCREHEVALITDCGTPGFCDPGADLVRACRAAGIRVRALPGASSLMTLLSLSGERLDEFLFRGFLPVKTEEREPAWKALARENRAVVLLETPYRCKKWIQEAAQFHPDRRFLIALNLTQDNELVVEAKGRELPGKVPAEKAELIALMYPGAK